Proteins encoded together in one Epinephelus moara isolate mb chromosome 2, YSFRI_EMoa_1.0, whole genome shotgun sequence window:
- the sars2 gene encoding serine--tRNA ligase, mitochondrial, giving the protein MATCIGMVARVRCTALSVLKPVARQCSRQRTFVFTPHRFSHGVRSSLYEHVCEGYSDKPELDMRAVCEETDKVIVNVENRKGDLKGDDVRKIVCVWQELKAVQAEIAGLEEQKRHIGATVKTLVSKNDKKALASLPEYTQALQKGREVRNRLNQLYPKETELDQEYYGRALRLPNTSHPDVPVGDESQARVLELVGQKPEFDFKPRGHLELGEGLGLIRQRHLAHVSGHRSYYLRGAGARLQTALQNLALDTLQRRGFIPMVVPDMLKGAIFEGCGMQPNAHLSQVYSLDQTRFPDLKLAGTGEVGVAGFFMDHAVNWKDLPVRTVCSSTCYRAETDTGRETWGLYRVHHFNKVEMFGVTADETGEESSQLLEEFVSLQKEMFSALELHYRVLDMPTQELGLPAYRKYDIEAWMPGRDSYGEISSGSNCTDYQSRRLNILYEREDGSLQYAHTVNATACAIPRTVIAILETHQTKEGTVRVPRALQPYLGLEVIEKPKYSPLKYIGPNQHHRPPRPAPKTR; this is encoded by the exons ATGGCGACCTGCATCGGCATGGTTGCAAGAGTCAGATGCACTGCACTGTCTGTGCTAAAGCCGGTCGCCAGGCAGTGTTCAAGGCAGAGGACATTTGTGTTCACCCCGCACCGCTTCTCTCACGGAGTCCGCAGCAGTTTGTACGAGCATGTCTGTGAAGGCTACAGCGACAAACCCGAGCTGGATATGAGAGCAGTGTGTGAGGAGACCGACAAAGTCATAGTAAATGTGGAGAACAGGAAGGGTGACCTGAAAGGGGACGATGTCAGGAAGATT gtgtgtgtgtggcaggagCTCAAGGCAGTGCAGGCGGAAATCGCTGGGCTAGAAGAGCAGAAGCGTCACATCGGTGCCACAGTCAAAACACTAGTG TCCAAGAACGACAAGAAAGCTCTTGCCAGT CTCCCAGAGTACACCCAGGCTCTGCAGAAGGGCCGAGAGGTCCGCAACAGACTGAATCAACTCTATCCCAAAGAGACTGAGCTGGATCAGGAATACTACGGACGAGCGCTCAGACTGCCCAACACCTCACACCCCGATGTG CCGGTTGGAGATGAGAGCCAGGCGAGGGTGCTGGAGCTGGTCGGACAGAAACCAG AGTTTGACTTCAAGCCCAGAGGCCATTTAGAGCTGGGGGAAGGGTTAGGTCTCATCAGGCAGAG aCATCTAGCTCATGTCTCAGGCCACAGGTCCTACTATCTGAGGGGAGCGGGGGCCAGACTTCAGACTGCACTACAAAACCTTGCCCTCGACACACTGCAGAGACGG GGCTTCATCCCCATGGTTGTTCCTGACATGCTGAAGGGGGCGATATTT GAGGGTTGTGGGATGCAGCCCAACGCCCATCTCTCTCAGGTCTATTCACTGGACCAGACACGTTTCCCAGACCTAAAACTGGCTGGGACTGGAGAGGTCGGAGTGGCAG GCTTTTTCATGGATCATGCAGTAAACTGGAAGGACCTGCCTGTCAG GACGGTGTGCAGCAGCACCTGCTACAGAGCGGAGACAGACACGGGCAGGGAGACATGGGGGCTCTACAGAGTGCATCACTTCAACAAG GTAGAGATGTTTGGAGTGACAGCAGATGAGACGGGAGAAGAGAGCTCTCAGCTGCTGGAGGAGTTTGTCTCTCTGCAGAAAGAGATGTTCTCTGCACTAGAACTACATTACAG AGTGCTGGACATGCCGACACAGGAACTGGGCCTTCCAGCATACAGAAAGTATGACATAGAGGCATGGATGCCTGGGAGGGACAGCTACGGAGAG ATTTCCAGTGGGTCCAACTGTACAGACTACCAGAGCAGACGTCTCAACATCCTGTATGAGAGAGAGGACGGCAGCCTGCAGTACGCCCACACA gTGAATGCTACAGCGTGTGCCATCCCCCGAACAGTCATCGCCATCCtggagactcatcagaccaaa
- the si:dkey-260j18.2 gene encoding kelch-like protein 17, with translation MNAVRGGTVTWRPQPWQDGDGGGGEPLSDSDSEEEDFPDDSTTPLGDYITHGLKQLLDAQQLCDVTLLVEGKKFMCHRVLLAAVSPYFRAMFTSPLVESRLTEIRLEEVTPSVMETVIQFVYTGEAGLSLDTAEDLFVAANRLQVMPLQDLCSRFLFEHLSVDNCLGMYSLARSHHDQLLLRASLRLVAQHFPRVARQKDFLLLDHGTLGSLLSSDRLGVDSEAEVYDAARRWAEHQPLDRYVHMPALLHHLRPGLLSQEESRRLCQELGPAAAGEGLGGPLRPREGMFEKKIVCVDLTPREDENLAARDYTVDCFDPRTGKWEKLAALGSLVSPGCTAVGDRLFVAGGILRTGSVSAAVHEYDAVLDRWVERPSMVQPRAMLGLLGCGESLFALGGSNRSALLDSSETLELTTLQWTAGPRLPLPLRAFACAALRGRLYLLGGTTLEQNRAVVHSGVLIYHTLTDCWTRVALDSGATCLAGGVAVRGGVCAIGGYMRDTTKFLDGNYTNLETLDATGRVLFFREGRGSGVEREVTGGGVMVTAEQRGGAGGGSDRAPSPVVFPGLPRRIAAGGVARWKRRIYVLGGENGSRFYDSVYCWKPGWRSWVQRREKLPGDTGGVSQFGCTTLKFPKKHILSRLRLAKENCKKAAD, from the exons ATGAATGCTGTGCGGGGGGGCACAGTCACCTGGCGTCCCCAGCCGTGGCAGGATGgggacggaggaggaggagagcctCTGTCAGACAGCgactcagaggaggaggacttCCCTGATGACAGCACCACACCGTTGGGAGACTACATCACACATG GACTGAAGCAGCTCCTGGATGCTCAgcagctgtgtgatgtcactctGCTTGTTGAGGGAAAGAAGTTCATGTGTCACAG AGTCCTCTTAGCAGCCGTGAGCCCGTACTTTAGGGCTATGTTCACCAGCCCTCTGGTAGAGTCCCGCCTCACTGAGATCCGACTGGAGGAGGTGACGCCGTCTGTCATGGAGACTGTCATCCAGTTTGTGTACACCGGTGAGGCGGGGCTCTCTCTGGACACAGCTGAGGATCTGTTTGTGGCCGCCAACCGGCTCCAGGTCATGCCCCTTCAAGACCTCTGCTCAAG GTTTCTATTCGAGCACCTCTCAGTGGATAACTGCCTGGGGATGTACTCTCTAGCTCGCTCTCACCATGATCAGCTGCTGCTGCGCGCCTCCCTGCGGCTCGTAGCCCAGCACTTTCCCCGGGTGGCACGGCAGAAAGACTTCCTCCTGCTTGACCACGGCACCTTAGGCAGCCTCCTGAGCTCTGACCGTCTGGGGGTGGACTCCGAAGCGGAGGTTTACGACGCAGCGCGCCGCTGGGCAGAGCACCAACCTTTGGATCGCTACGTCCACATGCCGGCGCTGCTCCACCACCTGCGGCCGGGGCTGCTGTCCCAGGAAGAGAGCCGAAGACTGTGCCAGGAGTTGGGGCCGGCTGCGGCTGGTGAGGGCCTCGGGGGGCCTCTGAGACCACGGGAGGGCATGTTTGAGAAGAAGATTGTCTGTGTGGACCTGACGCCTCGGGAAGATGAGAATTTAGCCGCAAGAGACTACACAGTGGACTGCTTTGACCCTCGGACAGGGAAGTGGGAGAAGTTAGCAGCGCTGGGTTCTCTGGTCAGTCCCGGTTGTACGGCTGTAGGTGACCGGCTGTTTGTAGCAGGTGGGATCTTGCGGACAggttctgtgtctgcagctgtgcaTGAATATGATGCAGTGTTGGACCGCTGGGTAGAGCGGCCTTCTATGGTCCAGCCGCGGGCTATGCTCGGCCTTCTGGGCTGTGGAGAGTCACTCTTCGCCCTGGGTGGTAGTAACCGCTCAGCTCTGCTGGACTCCAGTGAGACCCTGGAGCTGACTACACTTCAGTGGACTGCGGGACCTCGGTTACCGCTCCCTCTGCGCGCCTTCGCCTGCGCAGCGTTACGTGGACGGCTTTACCTTCTGGGTGGAACCACACTTGAACAGAACCGGGCTGTGGTTCACTCGGGGGTGCTTATTTATCACACCCTTACAGACTGCTGGACCCGTGTGGCTCTGGACTCCGGCGCCACTTGTCTCGCCGGAGGAGTAGCAGTGCGAGGAGGAGTCTGTGCCATCGGGGGATACATGAGGGATACCACCAAGTTCCTGGATGGAAACTACACCAATCTGGAGACTTTAGACGCCACTGGGCGTGTGCTGTTTTTCAGAGAGGGCAGGGGGTCTGGAGTAGAGAGGGAGGTGACTGGGGGAGGGGTGATGGTCACCGCGGAGCAGCGGGGTGGTGCAGGTGGTGGAAGCGACCGAGCCCCAAGCCCTGTGGTATTTCCTGGGCTGCCGCGGCGGATCGCAGCGGGGGGTGTGGCGAGGTGGAAACGCAGGATTTATGTGCTGGGTGGGGAAAACGGCTCACGGTTCTATGACAGTGTGTACTGTTGGAAGCCTGGCTGGCGCAGCTGGGTCCAGAGACGGGAGAAACTTCCTGGAGACACTGGAGGGGTGAGCCAGTTTGGGTGTACCACTTTAAAGTTCCCTAAGAAACACATCCTGTCCAGACTGAGACTAGCCAAAGAAAACTGCAAGAAGGCTGCTGACTAG